From Montipora foliosa isolate CH-2021 chromosome 6, ASM3666993v2, whole genome shotgun sequence, a single genomic window includes:
- the LOC138005865 gene encoding major facilitator superfamily domain-containing protein 12-like: MVFTMNALYLRHRSYDLKESPAESRTPFFQRFACGLGHAINDITRQLLFSFRLVFFMNVLGLSATNCGWLILEKQLVHTVMSPVCAILVDRVRVPFLSRKLGKRKSWHFCATILEAVFVPLFFTPFYLFQLDNGQERLLIYFGALNVILGVAGSLLDISHLSLIPVIAKDQMEAVELSAWRTAFTYLSGISTCAVAWVIFGLDSKNQISENSSKDFMVMTAILVGLGVLLALIFHESGGVLFSNFVPDWCFSLPG; the protein is encoded by the exons ATG gttttcacAATGAATGCACTGTATCTGCGTCATAGATCGTATGATTTAAAGGAATCACCGGCAGAGTCTCGCACACCCTTCTTTCAACGTTTTGCTTGTGGATTGGGCCACGCCATCAATGACATCACTCGACAACTTCTCTTCTCTTTCCGTCTTGTCTTCTTTATGAACGTCCTTGGTCTCTCTGCCACGAATTGCGGCTGGTTGATTCTTGAAAAACAGTTGGTTCACACTGTCATGTCGCCTGTTTGTGCGATCTTGGTGGACAGAGTCCGCGTTCCATTTCTCTCCCGAAAGCTTGGAAAAAGAAAGTCTTGGCATTTTTGTGCGACGATTTTGGAAGCAGTATTCGTCCCGCTGTTTTTCACTCCTTTCTACCTTTTTCAACTTGACAATGGACAAGAACGGTTGCTGATATACTTTGGAGCATTGAACGTCATTTTGGGTGTCGCCGGCAGCTTATTGGATATTTCTCATTTGTCTCTTATTCCAGTCATTGCCAAAGATCAGATGGAAGCAGTAGAATTGAGCGCATGGAG GACTGCTTTTACCTACTTGAGTGGTATTTCGACCTGTGCTGTGGCTTGGGTAATATTTGGCCTAGAttccaaaaatcaaatttcTGAAAACAGTTCCAAGGATTTCATG GTAATGACTGCAATATTGGTAGGACTAGGGGTTTTGCTTGCTCTGATATTTCAT